One window of Deltaproteobacteria bacterium genomic DNA carries:
- the uvrC gene encoding excinuclease ABC subunit UvrC, which produces MSKAETLSPALAAALPQIPTSCGVYLFKDKSGRVLYVGKAVNLKHRLSSYLKARGQPDPKTALMLQKMAQVDFLLTPTEVEALILERNLIKEHRPRFNVVLRDDKNYLCIRLDLREPFPRLALVRRFATDGACYFGPFVSAVAIREILRIMKRAFRLRTCKDKGIPKRSRPCLNYQLGRCLAPCVGLVSEAEYRQAVQEALWFLQGQNKKLRRQLRAQMEAAAAHLNFEQAAIHRDRLAAINRLLERQSIATSSFKDQDVLGLAREGDQFLVLLLFVRGGMVTGSLTYDFTQPGTDDAQLLEAFLKQYYTPGRPVPEEILLPLPLKDQQVLGKLLREQQRSPIRILAARKGHRSRLLSLAADNARAALKARLEAGVRANPLVELQQRLQLPRLPQRLEGLDISTLQGSQPVGALVTFRDGQPDKSGYRRFRIRQVEGQNDFAMLAEVVHRHYGRAGQQLPDLLVIDGGRGQLAVVVKTLEDLGLAAEIPVVGLAKAGISPSGKVVRDRLYLPGRKNPLFLPPGSPGQLLLMHLRDEAHRFAISYHRQQSRQEALRSALSQIPGIGPQRQKSLLSRFSDLTALQQASLDELLAVPGLTRPAAQALLDYFNREKQEAPGPQSVPV; this is translated from the coding sequence ATGTCAAAGGCTGAGACCTTATCCCCGGCGTTGGCCGCGGCTTTACCCCAGATTCCGACCAGTTGCGGGGTTTATCTGTTCAAAGATAAATCCGGGCGCGTGCTTTATGTCGGTAAAGCAGTAAACCTCAAGCATCGCCTCAGCTCCTACTTAAAGGCTCGGGGCCAGCCTGATCCCAAGACCGCGCTGATGCTGCAGAAAATGGCTCAGGTCGATTTCCTGCTTACCCCTACTGAGGTTGAGGCCCTGATCCTGGAGCGCAATCTCATCAAAGAACACCGGCCCCGGTTCAACGTGGTGCTGCGAGATGATAAAAATTATTTGTGTATCCGCCTGGACCTTCGGGAACCCTTCCCGCGCCTGGCTCTGGTGCGGCGTTTTGCTACCGATGGGGCCTGTTATTTCGGCCCTTTTGTGTCCGCGGTGGCCATCCGGGAAATCCTACGGATCATGAAACGGGCTTTTCGACTGCGGACCTGCAAGGATAAAGGCATCCCCAAAAGATCCCGCCCCTGCCTGAATTATCAGTTAGGGCGCTGTCTGGCCCCTTGTGTGGGCCTGGTTTCTGAAGCAGAATACCGCCAGGCAGTTCAGGAAGCCCTCTGGTTTCTGCAGGGTCAGAACAAAAAATTGCGGCGGCAGTTGCGGGCCCAGATGGAGGCCGCGGCCGCGCACCTGAATTTTGAGCAGGCGGCAATACACCGCGATCGACTGGCCGCCATCAACCGCCTCCTGGAACGGCAGAGCATTGCCACTTCCAGCTTCAAAGATCAAGATGTGCTGGGTCTGGCCCGAGAAGGCGATCAGTTTTTGGTGCTGCTGTTGTTCGTGCGAGGGGGCATGGTTACCGGCAGCCTAACTTATGATTTTACCCAGCCGGGCACTGATGATGCCCAATTGCTGGAGGCGTTTCTCAAACAATATTACACGCCGGGGCGGCCGGTACCGGAGGAGATCTTGCTGCCCTTGCCGCTAAAAGACCAGCAGGTGTTGGGGAAATTATTAAGAGAACAGCAGCGCTCCCCGATTCGCATCCTGGCTGCCCGCAAAGGCCATCGCAGCCGCCTCTTAAGCCTGGCCGCAGACAATGCCCGGGCCGCTCTGAAGGCGCGTCTCGAAGCCGGGGTCAGGGCCAATCCCTTGGTGGAACTACAGCAACGCCTTCAATTGCCGCGACTGCCTCAGCGTTTGGAAGGTCTGGATATTTCCACCCTGCAGGGCAGCCAGCCGGTGGGAGCGTTGGTAACCTTTAGGGACGGACAGCCGGACAAGTCAGGCTACCGCCGGTTTCGCATCCGACAGGTAGAGGGTCAGAATGATTTCGCCATGCTGGCCGAAGTGGTGCACCGTCATTATGGCCGGGCCGGCCAGCAACTGCCGGACCTGCTGGTCATCGACGGTGGCCGGGGGCAATTGGCGGTAGTGGTCAAGACCCTGGAAGATTTGGGGTTGGCGGCCGAGATTCCGGTGGTCGGGTTGGCCAAGGCTGGCATCAGCCCTAGCGGCAAAGTGGTCCGGGATCGACTCTACCTCCCCGGACGCAAAAATCCGCTGTTCCTACCTCCGGGCTCTCCCGGTCAACTGCTGCTGATGCATTTGCGTGATGAAGCACACCGTTTTGCCATCAGCTACCACCGTCAGCAGTCCCGTCAGGAAGCTTTGCGATCAGCCCTGTCCCAGATCCCGGGAATCGGACCGCAACGGCAAAAGAGTCTCTTAAGCCGGTTCTCGGACCTGACCGCCCTGCAACAGGCCAGCCTGGACGAGTTGCTGGCGGTCCCGGGACTGACTCGCCCAGCCGCTCAAGCTCTTCTGGACTATTTCAATAGGGAGAAGCAGGAGGCGCCTGGGCCTCAATCTGTTCCTGTGTAA
- a CDS encoding isoprenyl transferase — MQQLDLSRLPQHVAIIMDGNGRWAKQQGLSRLRGHHTGAESAREVVRTAREVGIRYLTLYAFSEENWQRPRSEVQALMILLKQYLRQELPEMLENGIAFQVIGNIRHLPLDVQEEVAAIVSATAANQEMTLTLALSYGGRSEIVQAVQAACQDVQSGRVTVAELTSERFSTYLYTSDFPDPDLLIRTSGEFRLSNFLLWQLAYTELYFTDTLWPDFRRTEFLQALLAYQQRNRRFGLTQEQIEAQAPPASPY, encoded by the coding sequence CTGCAGCAATTAGACCTGAGCCGACTGCCACAACATGTGGCCATTATTATGGATGGCAATGGCCGGTGGGCCAAGCAGCAGGGCTTGTCGCGCCTGCGCGGCCATCATACCGGAGCCGAGTCGGCCCGGGAGGTAGTCCGGACGGCCCGAGAAGTGGGCATCCGTTATCTCACCCTGTACGCCTTCTCGGAAGAGAACTGGCAACGGCCCCGCTCCGAAGTCCAGGCCCTGATGATCCTTCTCAAGCAATACCTGCGCCAGGAACTCCCAGAGATGTTGGAAAACGGCATTGCCTTTCAGGTGATTGGCAATATCCGCCACTTGCCCCTGGATGTCCAGGAGGAGGTTGCCGCCATAGTCTCGGCTACTGCGGCCAATCAGGAAATGACCCTAACTCTGGCTCTGAGTTATGGGGGACGGTCCGAGATTGTCCAGGCCGTCCAAGCTGCCTGCCAAGATGTGCAAAGTGGTCGGGTAACGGTTGCCGAACTGACCTCCGAACGCTTTTCAACCTACCTTTACACCTCGGACTTCCCCGACCCGGATCTGCTTATCCGGACCAGCGGCGAATTTCGCCTGAGCAATTTCCTGCTCTGGCAATTGGCCTATACCGAACTCTATTTTACTGATACCTTGTGGCCGGATTTTCGACGGACGGAGTTTTTGCAGGCGTTATTGGCCTACCAACAGCGGAATCGCCGTTTTGGCCTTACACAGGAACAGATTGAGGCCCAGGCGCCTCCTGCTTCTCCCTATTGA
- the frr gene encoding ribosome recycling factor, whose product MKDEILGEMQRKMDRALEVLSKDFSRIRTGRASVALLEGIKVECYGTTMPINQVASLAAPESRLLTVQPWDPSIISDLEKAILKSDLGLTPSNDGKIIRIPIPALTTERRKDLVKTIKKMAEESKVALRNLRREANEQLKDLKKEKLLSEDQAFKAQEEVQKITDDYIKQVDGLAAEKETEIMSF is encoded by the coding sequence GATACTTGGCGAGATGCAGCGGAAAATGGATCGGGCTCTGGAGGTATTGAGCAAAGATTTTTCCCGGATTCGCACCGGCCGGGCCTCAGTGGCCCTGTTGGAGGGCATCAAGGTAGAATGTTACGGCACCACCATGCCCATTAACCAAGTGGCTTCCCTGGCTGCGCCCGAAAGCCGTTTGCTTACCGTCCAGCCCTGGGACCCCAGTATAATTTCGGACCTGGAGAAGGCTATCCTGAAGTCAGACCTGGGGCTGACCCCCAGCAACGATGGCAAGATCATACGGATTCCGATTCCGGCCCTGACTACCGAGCGCCGCAAGGATCTGGTCAAAACCATTAAAAAAATGGCCGAAGAAAGCAAAGTGGCTTTAAGAAACTTGCGGCGTGAAGCCAATGAGCAATTAAAGGATTTGAAAAAGGAAAAGCTGCTGAGCGAGGATCAAGCCTTTAAAGCTCAAGAAGAGGTGCAGAAAATCACCGATGACTACATCAAGCAGGTAGACGGTCTGGCTGCCGAAAAAGAAACAGAAATCATGTCTTTTTAA